One genomic window of Struthio camelus isolate bStrCam1 chromosome 1, bStrCam1.hap1, whole genome shotgun sequence includes the following:
- the MSANTD4 gene encoding myb/SANT-like DNA-binding domain-containing protein 4 isoform X1: MKQLKRKRKSNFSVQETQTLLKEIRKRKEVLFSKQLNTTINEMKRKAWEEIAECVNAVGEGEQRTGTEVKRRYLDWRALMKRKRLNANIKVVGAGFHFPSSDLDDSLNEDMDEKMGFANECSFEWQNITDFREAGGSLTEIKVEEEEEDPQSFEFPIEEEEEILSSVLPDSKKENDLPDFNHIEEFGNLSSAQARLVYEDSHLLINLEKQKVELEKQRLDIEAERLQVEKERLQIEKERLRHVDLEHERLQLEKERLQIEREKLRLATLRAEKPALENDLVQTEKPVMQPLDLETEKLKLEKERLQLEKERLQFLKFESEKLQIEKERLQVEKERLRIQREGHLQ; encoded by the exons atgaaacaattgaaaagaaaaagaaaaagcaattttagtGTACAGGAAACGCAAACTCTGCTTAAGGaaatcagaaaaaggaaagaagtactCTTTTCCAAGCAACTTAATACAACAATTAATGAGATGAAACGGAAAGCTTGGGAGGAAATAGCAGAATGTGTGAATGCTGTAGGTGAAGGAGAGCAAAGAACAGGGACAGAAGTGAAAAGACGGTACCTTGATTGGAGAGCACTCATGAAGAGAAAACGTCTGAACGCAAACATCAAAGTAGTAGGTGCTGGGTTTCATTTTCCTTCATCTGATTTAGATGACTCTCTCAATGAAGATATGGATGAGAAAATGGGATTTGCAAATGAATGTAGTTTTGAATGGCAAAATATCACTGACTTCAGAGAAGCAGGTGGATCTTTAACAGAAATCaaagtagaagaggaagaggaggatccACAGAGTTTTGAA TTTCCCattgaggaagaagaagaaattttgtCATCAGTTTTGCCAGATTcgaaaaaggaaaatgacttaCCAGATTTTAATCACATTGAAGAGTTTGGAAATCTAAGCTCTGCTCAAGCTAGGCTAGTCTATGAAGATTCTCACTTGCTTATAAATTTGGAGAAGCAGAAGGTAGAGCTGGAGAAACAGCGACTAGACATAGAAGCTGAAAGGCTGCAGGTGGAAAAGGAGCGCCTGCAGATAGAAAAAGAACGGTTACGGCATGTTGACTTGGAGCATGAGAGACTTCAACTTGAGAAGGAGCGACTTCAGATTGAGCGAGAGAAGCTGAGGCTAGCGACTCTGCGTGCTGAAAAACCTGCCCTAGAAAACGATCTGGTTCAAACAGAGAAACCTGTCATGCAGCCTCTGGATCTAGAAACTGAAAAGTTAAAACTTGAGAAAGAACGTTTGCAGTTAGAGAAAGAGAGGTTGCAATTCTTAAAGTTTGAGTCAGAGAAGCTGCAGATTGAGAAGGAACGCTTGCAAGTGGAGAAGGAACGTCTTCGAATTCAGAGAGAGGGTCACTTGCAGTGA
- the MSANTD4 gene encoding myb/SANT-like DNA-binding domain-containing protein 4 isoform X2, whose protein sequence is MGARRLLQGRRPGGELGADDSLNEDMDEKMGFANECSFEWQNITDFREAGGSLTEIKVEEEEEDPQSFEFPIEEEEEILSSVLPDSKKENDLPDFNHIEEFGNLSSAQARLVYEDSHLLINLEKQKVELEKQRLDIEAERLQVEKERLQIEKERLRHVDLEHERLQLEKERLQIEREKLRLATLRAEKPALENDLVQTEKPVMQPLDLETEKLKLEKERLQLEKERLQFLKFESEKLQIEKERLQVEKERLRIQREGHLQ, encoded by the exons ATGACTCTCTCAATGAAGATATGGATGAGAAAATGGGATTTGCAAATGAATGTAGTTTTGAATGGCAAAATATCACTGACTTCAGAGAAGCAGGTGGATCTTTAACAGAAATCaaagtagaagaggaagaggaggatccACAGAGTTTTGAA TTTCCCattgaggaagaagaagaaattttgtCATCAGTTTTGCCAGATTcgaaaaaggaaaatgacttaCCAGATTTTAATCACATTGAAGAGTTTGGAAATCTAAGCTCTGCTCAAGCTAGGCTAGTCTATGAAGATTCTCACTTGCTTATAAATTTGGAGAAGCAGAAGGTAGAGCTGGAGAAACAGCGACTAGACATAGAAGCTGAAAGGCTGCAGGTGGAAAAGGAGCGCCTGCAGATAGAAAAAGAACGGTTACGGCATGTTGACTTGGAGCATGAGAGACTTCAACTTGAGAAGGAGCGACTTCAGATTGAGCGAGAGAAGCTGAGGCTAGCGACTCTGCGTGCTGAAAAACCTGCCCTAGAAAACGATCTGGTTCAAACAGAGAAACCTGTCATGCAGCCTCTGGATCTAGAAACTGAAAAGTTAAAACTTGAGAAAGAACGTTTGCAGTTAGAGAAAGAGAGGTTGCAATTCTTAAAGTTTGAGTCAGAGAAGCTGCAGATTGAGAAGGAACGCTTGCAAGTGGAGAAGGAACGTCTTCGAATTCAGAGAGAGGGTCACTTGCAGTGA